A window from Triticum aestivum cultivar Chinese Spring chromosome 6D, IWGSC CS RefSeq v2.1, whole genome shotgun sequence encodes these proteins:
- the LOC123142064 gene encoding BTB/POZ and MATH domain-containing protein 1-like, translated as MDPIGKFVTDCLSDLLHLLASFLPFHRRAKPSSPVAPSGGAPPPYPYESRERPIPRRRSAMASSGAGGKSSRSAIVADTASGHHLLTIHGYSCTNVPTGQKISSQPFQLGGHRWRIDYYPNGITSAVADYVSLSLILAEDVKAAVNAKHSFCLAGEPEQRQVGRLRSAPVVTYSSRGCCFFNRYSTFIRREDLLKSKNLKNDSFTVRCDIVVVHGYRAEEAYVSVPPCDLRRDLGKLLETEKGTDVVFEVDGETVAAHRCVLAARSPVFAAELFGPMKEGKADEGGIVRVEDMNVEVFKALLCFAYTGSLPEMHKEEEDVTCQHLLVVADRFDMGRLKLICEEKLCGYIDVGTVATILTVAEQHHCEGLKKACFDFLAAPTNLRAALASDGLQHLSASSPSLMAELMTRSLQH; from the coding sequence ATGGATCCTATCGGAAAATTCGTCACGGACTGTTTGAGCGATCTGCTCCATCTTCTTGCCTCGTTCCTCCCCTTCCACCGCCGCGCTAAACCCTCGTCGCCCGTAGCACCAAGCGGCGGCGCCCCACCCCCCTATCCCTATGAGAGCCGCGAGCGCCCGATTCCGCGGAGAAGGTCGGCAATGGCGTCCTCCGGAGCCGGCGGGAAGTCCTCGAGGTCCGCCATCGTGGCCGACACGGCCAGCGGGCACCACCTCCTAACCATCCACGGCTACTCCTGCACCAACGTTCCCACCGGACAGAAGATCAGTTCCCAGCCCTTCCAACTCGGCGGCCACCGCTGGCGGATCGACTACTACCCCAACGGCATAACCTCAGCGGTCGCGGATTACGTCTCCCTCTCCCTAATCCTCGCTGAAGATGTCAAGGCGGCGGTGAACGCCAAGCACAGCTTCTGCCTAGCCGGGGAGCCGGAGCAAAGGCAAGTCGGGCGGCTAAGGTCCGCGCCGGTGGTCACATACTCGTCCAGGGGGTGTTGCTTCTTCAACCGCTACTCCACCTTCATCAGAAGGGAGGACCTGCTCAAGTCCAAGAACCTAAAGAACGACTCGTTCACCGTCCGGTGTGATATCGTCGTCGTCCATGGTTACCGCGCCGAGGAGGCTTACGTCTCTGTGCCCCCATGCGACCTGCGGAGGGACCTTGGCAAGCTCCTTGAGACCGAGAAAGGCACCGACGTGGTGTTCGAGGTTGATGGCGAGACCGTCGCGGCGCACCGGTGTGTGCTCGCGGCCCGCTCTCCGGTCTTTGCAGCTGAGCTCTTCGGACCAATGAAGGAGGGCAAGGCCGACGAAGGCGGCATCGTGCGTGTGGAAGACATGAATGTGGAGGTGTTCAAGGCGCTGCTCTGTTTCGCGTACACAGGATCGTTGCCTGAGATGCACAAGGAAGAGGAAGACGTCACCTGCCAGCATCTGCTCGTCGTGGCTGACAGGTTTGACATGGGGCGGCTGAAGCTGATATGTGAGGAGAAGCTGTGTGGGTACATCGACGTAGGCACGGTGGCAACTATCCTTACGGTGGCTGAGCAGCATCACTGTGAGGGGCTGAAGAAGGCGTGCTTCGATTTTCTTGCCGCTCCGACAAATCTGAGGGCCGCCTTGGCCAGTGACGGCTTACAACATCTGAGTGCGAGCAGCCCGTCTCTTATGGCTGAGCTCATGACCAGGTCCTTGCAGCATTAG